Sequence from the Maribacter algicola genome:
TCCCCCCTTTTCCAGTCCAGGGGCATGGCAACACCATGTTTGTCAGAAGTTTGTAATGCTTCCAAGGCCCTAAGTATCTCGTCCATGTTTCTGCCAACATTCAAAGGGTAATACATAATGAGCCTGATTTTCTTTTTCGGGTCGATGAAAAATACTGCCCTTACAGCCGCGGTTTCACTTTCGTTGGGCTGAAGCATGCCATATAGTTTGGACACATTCATATCCAAATCCGCTATAATGGGAAAATCAAAATATACGCCGGTGTTTTCCCTAACATTTTGCACCCAACCCAAGTGGGCATGAATACTATCTATGCTCAAACCCAAAAGCTCGGTGTTTAAAGCATCAAATTCACTTTTTCTAGTAGCGAATCCGCTCATTTCCGTGGTACAGACCGGAGTAAAATCCGCAGGGTGCGAAAACATCACTACCCATTTATCCTTGGCAAAATCCGAGAATTTTATTTTTCCTTTGGTCGTGTTGGCCTCAAAATCCGGGGCAATGTCCCCAATTCTTGGCATCATCGTTGGCTTCTCTTTTAGCTCAGCTACATTTTCCATAATATTGATTTTATTTATTGAAGTATTAATTTTCGATAAAAATAAACTATGAAAAACGATAGGGATGTAACCCTGGTTACATAAAATCCGATTTAACTATTGTTTAACCTTAATCCCGAGTTGTGGCTGGATAATGAAATACACTTAAATACGCTTTCAACCTGAAATTAGCTGGGCCGTTCCCCTGCCTTCAATTTGTTCCTGAGATAGGCATAGCTGTCACCAATACGGTCAAAAACTTCTTCTGGGGAAATCAGGTCCGGAATAATATCCACTGCTTCAAGCAT
This genomic interval carries:
- a CDS encoding peroxiredoxin, encoding MENVAELKEKPTMMPRIGDIAPDFEANTTKGKIKFSDFAKDKWVVMFSHPADFTPVCTTEMSGFATRKSEFDALNTELLGLSIDSIHAHLGWVQNVRENTGVYFDFPIIADLDMNVSKLYGMLQPNESETAAVRAVFFIDPKKKIRLIMYYPLNVGRNMDEILRALEALQTSDKHGVAMPLDWKRGDKAIVPPPKSLDELNARLADDSVEKVTWYLAKKSLN